CTTGTTATAGTAATAATTTGATATGTAATTCAGCTGTTCGTCCAACTGGCCTGCCTGCTCTCCTATTGAAATCATCCTTGTGATAACAGGAGAAAAAACCCCTTCTTCCTTCAAGGATTCTGAAAATGGTCTTCCTATTTCTATTTTTTCCCTTGTGTTTTTGATTGCAGTTTTGAATACTCTATTCTTAACGGCACCTTCCATAATATAAAGTGCCTGATAAAGTGGAACTCCAGAAATTATCATTAGTCTCAGATATTCAGCAAAAAAGGCATAATTGAAGTTTGTTATAATTACTCCAAACACAGGGGTTTTTAGCAGGAGTTTGTCTGTCTGATATCTAATTTTTTCATTTTTATTTCTAAGTATTTTTAATATAATGAAACTAACAATAAGCATTAATATTGTTATCCATAGATATTTTTGTGTGTATTCTGACATATACATGATAAAAATAGTTGTGGTTGGCAATTGAACATTGAATTCTTTAAATGCATCAATTACTTTAGGTAAAACATATACCAGCCAGAATATTAATGCCCCAAGAACACTAAAAAAAGCAAATGATGGATATATTAATGCCTGCTTTGTTTTTGCTTTTATATCCTGTATTTTTTTCAGATGCTCTGCTGCATCTTTCAATGTTTTTTCAAGATTACCTGTTTCTTCTCCTATTTTTATTAGGGAGACAATGACAGAAGAAAAAACCTCTGGATGTGCTTCAAAAGCCCGTGAAAGCGAATATCCAGCCTGAACTTTGTAGGCCATATCCTGTAAAAGCTCTTTTAAAGCTGGATTATCAGCATCCTCAGCCAAATCCATCAATCCTTGGATAACAGGAATTCCTGACTTTACAATCAGATGAAGATTTTCAAGGGTTTCTATAATCTCTTGAGGTTTTATTCTGTAAAGTATTTTTATAGGATTAAGATATATAAAAAAGGATGGAAGTCTTCTAATTTTTACTGGAAATAAACCTGCAAACTCAAGAGCTCTGAAAATTTCATCTTCTGTTTCTACAGAAAATATTTTCCTTTGCTTATTTCCTTCCCTGTCTATTACCTCTACCAGATATGTCTGCATTAGCCAACAACTCTCCTGACTTCCTCAGGGGTGGTTATTCCTTTTAAAACTTTTATAAGACCATCTTCTTTGATAGTTAGCATTCCTTTTTCTCTGGCTTTTTCCATAATTTTCAGTGGAGTTTCCCCTTTTACAATTAAATCGGCTATATCAGGGTCAATGATTAATAGCTCTGCAATAACTGTTCTACCTAAATATCCTGTATTTTTACAGTGTTCACATCCTTTTCCATA
This genomic window from Persephonella sp. IF05-L8 contains:
- a CDS encoding type II secretion system F family protein; its protein translation is MQTYLVEVIDREGNKQRKIFSVETEDEIFRALEFAGLFPVKIRRLPSFFIYLNPIKILYRIKPQEIIETLENLHLIVKSGIPVIQGLMDLAEDADNPALKELLQDMAYKVQAGYSLSRAFEAHPEVFSSVIVSLIKIGEETGNLEKTLKDAAEHLKKIQDIKAKTKQALIYPSFAFFSVLGALIFWLVYVLPKVIDAFKEFNVQLPTTTIFIMYMSEYTQKYLWITILMLIVSFIILKILRNKNEKIRYQTDKLLLKTPVFGVIITNFNYAFFAEYLRLMIISGVPLYQALYIMEGAVKNRVFKTAIKNTREKIEIGRPFSESLKEEGVFSPVITRMISIGEQAGQLDEQLNYISNYYYNKVDYLAQNISKMIEPIIIGIVGAFMLIIMLGLIGPIYDLISQVSKM